In Melanotaenia boesemani isolate fMelBoe1 chromosome 18, fMelBoe1.pri, whole genome shotgun sequence, the following proteins share a genomic window:
- the LOC121629358 gene encoding coiled-coil domain-containing protein 106-like, which produces MSSVWQQEPAGYSPCIEIDSSSVRTKDQLSLPAWLKQEQDDFRIIKWENFQTGASADAVQDNTPSSAMSAASHVESLPPKVLLTITKLQCMLESKQERILALEKQVEDLMQDRKFLRSQIENLTSTRSMAAFASPCSVSKAPKPSKLQHSESKSRKREKASSSSSASSVSGSEAFDSSEMSAASSEHRRRRHHKDKKRSKKGKDYSRKRATGVQYVIQRYKQVLSAFIKKKNMSEAFRHHGIDRNTIANTASIAELHLAGKDMAHLVGMFRQGEETLVSYAQRCTLVIDSDAELSRKIEQMKASGELLPISGKRTKLLHSHLQPLGGTAESILIG; this is translated from the exons ATGTCTTCTGTGTGGCAGCAGGAGCCGGCGGGTTATTCCCCCTGCATAGAGATCGACTCCAGCTCCGTAAGGACCAAAGACCAGCTCAGCCTGCCGGCGTGGCTGAAACAGGAGCAAGACGACTTCCGGATCATCAAATGGGAGAATTTCCAAACTGGAGCCTCTGCAGACGCTGTTCAGGACAACACACCCAGCAGTGCCATGTCTG CTGCCTCACATGTTGAGAGTCTGCCCCCGAAGGTGCTGCTGACCATCACCAAGCTGCAGTGCATGCTGGAGAGCAAACAGGAGCGCATCCTTGCACTGGAGAAACAGGTGGAGGACCTGATGCAGGACCGCAAGTTCCTGCGCAGCCAGATAGAAAACCTCACGAGTACTCGCTCCATGGCGGCGTTTGCTTCACCTTGTTCAGTGTCCAAAG CTCCTAAACCAAGCAAGCTGCAGCATTCAGAAAGCAAATCTCGAAAAAGAGAGAAGGCTTCTTCTAGTTCCAGCGCTAGCAGCGTCAGCGGTTCTGAGGCGTTCGACTCTTCCGAGATGTCGGCGGCTTCAAGTGAACACAGACGGAGGAGACATCATAAAGACAAGAAGAGATCAAAGAAGGGGAAAGACTACAGCAGGAAGAGAG CCACTGGTGTCCAGTATGTCATTCAGCGCTACAAACAAGTCTTGTCTGCATtcattaagaagaaaaacatgagtgAAGCCTTCCGTCATCATGGAATTGACCGGAACACCATTGCCAACACAGCATCGATCGCCGAGCTTCATCTGGCTGGCAAAGACATGGCGCACTTGGTGGGCATGTTTCGCCAAGGGGAGGAGACTCTGGTCAGCTACGCTCAAAGATGCACCTTGGTCATCGACAGCGACGCGGAGCTGTCCAGAAAAATAGAGCAGATGAAAGCCAGCGGCGAGCTTCTGCCCATCTCaggaaaaagaacaaagttGTTGCATTCTCACCTGCAGCCACTAGGGGGCACTGCAGAAAGCATTTTAATTGGTTGA
- the anxa13 gene encoding annexin A13, translated as MGNCQPTVFPYEDFDVVADIKAIRKACKGFGTDEQAIIDILANRCWAQRQEIKQAYFDKYDDELVDVLKSELSGNFEKAILAMLDPPVIYAVKELRKAMKGAGTDEDVLVEILCTATNADIAMFKECYFQVHERDLEADIEGDTSGDVRNLLTAMLQGNRDESYDVNEDEAEQDATALFEAGEGCFGTDESTFSYILATRNYLQLQATFKIYEQLSGTEILDAIDKETSGTLKKCYTALVRVAKNPQLYFARRLHDAMKGAGTDEDTLIRIIVCRSEFDLETIKDMYLEKYDVSLKDALRDECSGDFKRLLLAICH; from the exons ATGGGAAACTGTCAG CCCACAGTTTTTCCCTACGAGGATTTTGATGTGGTAGCAGACATCAAGGCCATCCGCAAAGCCTGCAAAGGGTTTg GAACTGATGAACAGGCGATCATTGACATCCTGGCAAACCGCTGCTGGGCTCAGCGTCAGGAAATCAAACAGGCTTACTTTGACAAGTACGACGAT GAGCTGGTGGACGTGTTAAAGAGTGAACTGTCGGGGAACTTTGAGAAGGCCATCCTCGCCATGTTGGACCCGCCCGTCATCTACGCTGTGAAGGAGCTCCGGAAGGCCATGAAAGGAGCTGGCACTGATGAAGATGTACTGGTGGAGATCCTCTGCACGGCCACCAACGCT GACATAGCCATGTTCAAGGAATGCTACTTTCAGG TTCATGAACGTGATCTGGAAGCAGATATCGAGGGAGATACAAGTGGGGACGTTAGAAACCTTCTCACTGCTATGCTGCAG GGCAACAGAGATGAAAGTTACGACGTGAACGAGGATGAGGCCGAGCAGGATGCTACTGCCCTGTTTGAG GCTGGTGAGGGTTGCTTTGGGACGGATGAATCCACCTTCAGCTACATCCTGGCCACCAGAAATTACCTGCAGCTCCAGGCCACCTTCAAAATATATGAACAG CTCTCTGGAACTGAAATCCTAGACGCCATTGATAAGGAAACGTCTGGCACACTGAAAAAATGCTACACTGCTCTCG TGAGAGTTGCTAAGAACCCACAACTCTACTTTGCCAGACGACTGCACGATGCCATGAAAGGAGCTGGCACTGATGAGGACACGCTGATTCGCATTATTGTGTGTCGCTCAGAG tttgatTTGGAGACCATCAAAGACATGTATCTGGAGAAATACGACGTGTCTTTGAAGGACGCCCTGCGGGACGAGTGCAGCGGTGACTTCAAACGCCTCCTGCTGGCCATCTGCCACTGA